The following coding sequences are from one Streptomyces angustmyceticus window:
- a CDS encoding DUF1648 domain-containing protein, whose protein sequence is MVDQPMKSAQRSSPPLNARPWALIAVLPFVAAAVAVAVVYFSISARLPEPLATHFGEGAARADGFTSARGFLLLVFTLLLVFGTVAGLLARLPGPSAGTPWLIAGGYALAAAIAFLACRTLFANAGATDASAVRLPLWELALTLAVAVLAGALGRLLAGPAPRPSDRAAGGAPRLDLPAGVSAGWSRTIGSPPIVALGTLLLGAGLFFLAFADWQAGISLLIGAIAVLPCAAARVTVDRRGLTVSSTLLPPLRIRHLPLDRVTEATSRPIGAFQEFGGWGYRIRSGRSGLVLRSGEGIVVRLTDGKEFVVTVDDAATAAALLNTYLDRARSRKEGA, encoded by the coding sequence GTGGTCGACCAGCCGATGAAGAGTGCCCAGCGTTCCTCCCCGCCCTTAAATGCCCGTCCGTGGGCCCTGATTGCCGTCCTGCCGTTCGTCGCCGCCGCCGTGGCCGTCGCCGTCGTCTACTTCTCGATCTCCGCCCGATTGCCCGAACCGCTTGCCACCCATTTCGGTGAGGGCGCCGCGCGGGCCGACGGCTTTACCTCCGCCCGCGGCTTCCTGCTGCTCGTGTTCACGCTGCTGCTCGTGTTCGGTACCGTCGCCGGCCTCCTCGCGCGGCTGCCGGGGCCGTCGGCGGGGACGCCCTGGCTGATCGCCGGTGGCTACGCCCTCGCGGCCGCCATCGCGTTTCTCGCCTGCCGGACCCTGTTCGCCAACGCCGGCGCCACCGACGCCTCGGCGGTCCGGCTGCCGCTGTGGGAACTGGCCTTGACACTCGCCGTCGCCGTGCTCGCCGGGGCACTGGGCCGTCTGCTGGCGGGCCCCGCGCCCCGGCCGTCCGACCGGGCGGCGGGCGGGGCGCCCCGGCTCGACCTCCCGGCGGGTGTGTCGGCGGGCTGGTCGCGCACCATCGGCTCGCCACCGATCGTCGCGCTCGGCACCCTGCTGCTCGGCGCCGGGCTCTTCTTCCTCGCGTTCGCCGACTGGCAGGCGGGTATCAGCCTGCTCATCGGCGCGATCGCGGTCCTGCCCTGTGCCGCCGCGCGGGTCACCGTCGACCGCCGAGGTCTGACCGTCTCGTCGACCCTGCTGCCGCCCCTGCGCATCCGCCACCTCCCCCTCGACCGCGTCACGGAGGCCACCAGCCGCCCGATAGGCGCCTTCCAGGAGTTCGGCGGCTGGGGCTACCGCATCCGGTCCGGCCGCAGCGGCCTCGTCCTGCGCTCGGGCGAGGGCATCGTGGTAAGGCTGACCGACGGCAAGGAGTTCGTGGTGACGGTCGATGACGCCGCGACCGCCGCCGCTCTGCTCAATACGTACCTGGACCGCGCGCGTTCGCGGAAGGAAGGAGCCTGA
- a CDS encoding GntR family transcriptional regulator, producing MLFRVDPGSSVPLGDQIAASVRGAIADGTVDAGERLPAARALAASLGVNVHTVLRGYQRLKEEGLIELRRGRGAVVTGAASPARARLGETAQRLIAEARHLGLSDEEIVTVVRTGLAGR from the coding sequence GTGCTCTTCCGGGTGGACCCGGGATCGTCCGTCCCGCTCGGTGACCAGATCGCGGCCTCGGTCCGCGGCGCCATCGCCGACGGCACGGTCGACGCCGGGGAGCGGCTGCCGGCCGCCCGCGCGCTCGCCGCCTCGCTCGGCGTGAACGTCCATACGGTGCTGCGCGGCTATCAGCGCCTCAAGGAGGAGGGGCTGATCGAACTCCGGCGCGGCCGCGGCGCGGTGGTCACCGGCGCCGCGTCCCCGGCCCGCGCCCGCCTCGGCGAGACCGCCCAGCGTCTGATCGCCGAGGCCCGCCACCTGGGGCTCTCCGACGAGGAGATCGTGACGGTGGTGCGTACGGGGCTGGCGGGGAGGTAG
- the acnA gene encoding aconitate hydratase AcnA yields the protein MSANSFDARSTLQVGDESYEIFRLDKVEGAARLPYSLKVLLENLLRTEDGANITADHIRALGGWDSQAQPSQEIQFTPARVIMQDFTGVPCVVDLATMREAVKELGGDPAKINPLAPAELVIDHSVIADKFGTKDAFGQNVELEYGRNKERYQFLRWGQTAFDEFKVVPPGTGIVHQVNIEHLARTVMVRGGQAYPDTLVGTDSHTTMVNGLGVLGWGVGGIEAEAAMLGQPVSMLIPRVVGFKLTGELKPGTTATDLVLTITEMLRKHGVVGKFVEFYGEGVAATSLANRATIGNMSPEFGSTAAIFPIDDETLNYLRLTGRDAQQVALVEAYAKEQGLWLDPAAEPDFSEKLELDLSTVVPSIAGPKRPQDRIVLANAAEQFALDVRNYVEDDDEAGKESFPASDAPAATNGVPTRPTTVTAPDGSTYEIDHGAVTVAAITSCTNTSNPYVMVAAALVAKKAVEKGLTRKPWVKTTLAPGSKVVTDYFDKAGLTPYLDKVGFNLVGYGCTTCIGNSGPLPEEVSKAVNDHDLAVTSVLSGNRNFEGRINPDVKMNYLASPPLVVAYALAGSMKVNITEDALGTDTEGNPVFLKDIWPTEAEVNDVVANAIGEDMFNKSYQDVFAGDAQWQALSIPTGNTFEWDPQSTYVRKPPYFEGMTMETTPVSDISGARVLAKLGDSVTTDHISPAGAIKADTPAGQYLTEHGVERRDFNSYGSRRGNHEVMIRGTFANIRLRNQIAPGTEGGFTRDFTQDGAPVSFIYDASQNYQAAGTPLVILAGKEYGSGSSRDWAAKGTALLGVKAVVAESYERIHRSNLIGMGVLPLQFPEGASAESLGLTGEETFSITGVTELNDGTTPRTVKVTTDSGVEFDAVVRIDTPGEADYYRNGGIMQYVLRSLIRK from the coding sequence GTGTCGGCGAACAGCTTCGACGCCCGCAGCACGCTGCAGGTGGGCGACGAGTCGTACGAGATCTTCCGGCTGGACAAGGTCGAAGGCGCCGCGCGTCTTCCCTACAGCCTGAAGGTGCTGCTGGAGAACCTGCTCCGCACCGAGGACGGCGCGAACATCACCGCCGACCACATCCGGGCGCTCGGCGGCTGGGACTCCCAGGCCCAGCCCAGCCAGGAGATCCAGTTCACGCCGGCCCGCGTGATCATGCAGGACTTCACCGGCGTGCCCTGTGTCGTGGACCTCGCCACCATGCGTGAGGCCGTGAAGGAGCTGGGCGGCGACCCGGCGAAGATCAACCCGCTGGCGCCGGCCGAGCTGGTCATCGACCACTCCGTCATCGCCGACAAGTTCGGCACGAAGGACGCCTTCGGCCAGAACGTCGAGCTGGAGTACGGCCGCAACAAGGAGCGCTACCAGTTCCTGCGCTGGGGCCAGACCGCCTTCGACGAGTTCAAGGTCGTCCCGCCCGGCACCGGCATCGTCCACCAGGTGAACATCGAGCACCTGGCGCGCACGGTCATGGTCCGAGGCGGCCAGGCGTACCCCGACACCCTCGTCGGCACCGACTCGCACACCACCATGGTCAACGGCCTCGGTGTGCTGGGCTGGGGCGTCGGCGGCATCGAGGCCGAGGCCGCGATGCTCGGCCAGCCGGTCTCCATGCTCATCCCGCGCGTCGTCGGCTTCAAGCTGACCGGTGAGCTCAAGCCCGGCACCACCGCCACCGACCTGGTGCTGACCATCACCGAGATGCTGCGCAAGCACGGTGTCGTCGGCAAGTTCGTCGAGTTCTACGGCGAGGGCGTCGCCGCCACCTCGCTGGCCAACCGCGCCACCATCGGCAACATGTCGCCGGAGTTCGGCTCCACCGCCGCGATCTTCCCGATCGACGACGAGACCCTGAACTACCTGCGTCTGACCGGCCGCGACGCCCAGCAGGTCGCGCTCGTCGAGGCGTACGCCAAGGAGCAGGGCCTCTGGCTCGACCCGGCCGCCGAGCCCGACTTCTCCGAGAAGCTGGAGCTGGACCTCTCCACGGTCGTCCCGTCGATCGCCGGTCCGAAGCGCCCGCAGGACCGCATCGTCCTGGCCAACGCCGCCGAGCAGTTCGCGCTGGACGTGCGCAACTACGTCGAGGACGACGACGAGGCGGGCAAGGAGTCCTTCCCGGCCTCCGACGCCCCGGCCGCCACCAACGGCGTGCCGACCCGCCCGACCACGGTCACCGCCCCCGACGGCTCGACCTACGAGATCGACCACGGTGCGGTGACGGTCGCGGCCATCACCTCCTGCACCAACACCTCGAACCCGTACGTCATGGTCGCCGCCGCGCTGGTCGCGAAGAAGGCCGTGGAGAAGGGCCTGACCCGCAAGCCGTGGGTCAAGACCACCCTCGCCCCGGGCTCCAAGGTCGTCACCGACTACTTCGACAAGGCCGGGCTCACCCCGTACCTCGACAAGGTCGGCTTCAACCTCGTCGGCTACGGCTGCACCACCTGCATCGGCAACTCCGGCCCGCTGCCGGAGGAGGTCTCCAAGGCCGTCAACGACCACGACCTGGCCGTGACCTCGGTGCTCTCCGGCAACCGCAACTTCGAGGGCCGGATCAACCCCGACGTCAAGATGAACTACCTGGCGTCGCCGCCGCTGGTCGTCGCGTACGCCCTCGCGGGTTCCATGAAGGTGAACATCACCGAGGACGCGCTGGGCACCGACACCGAGGGCAACCCGGTCTTCCTGAAGGACATCTGGCCGACCGAGGCCGAGGTCAACGACGTCGTGGCGAACGCCATCGGCGAGGACATGTTCAACAAGTCCTACCAGGACGTCTTCGCGGGCGACGCCCAGTGGCAGGCGCTGTCGATCCCCACCGGCAACACCTTCGAGTGGGACCCGCAGTCCACCTACGTGCGCAAGCCCCCGTACTTCGAGGGCATGACGATGGAGACCACCCCGGTCTCGGACATCTCCGGCGCCCGGGTGCTGGCGAAGCTGGGCGACTCGGTCACCACCGACCACATCTCCCCGGCCGGTGCGATCAAGGCCGACACCCCGGCCGGCCAGTACCTCACCGAGCACGGCGTCGAGCGTCGTGACTTCAACTCCTACGGCTCGCGCCGTGGTAACCACGAGGTCATGATCCGCGGCACCTTCGCCAACATCCGCCTGCGCAACCAGATCGCGCCGGGCACCGAGGGCGGCTTCACCCGCGACTTCACCCAGGACGGCGCTCCGGTGTCGTTCATCTACGACGCCTCGCAGAACTACCAGGCCGCCGGCACCCCGCTGGTCATCCTGGCCGGCAAGGAGTACGGCTCCGGCTCGTCCCGTGACTGGGCCGCCAAGGGCACCGCGCTGCTCGGCGTCAAGGCCGTCGTCGCCGAGTCCTACGAGCGCATCCACCGCTCGAACCTCATCGGCATGGGCGTCCTGCCGCTGCAGTTCCCGGAGGGCGCGTCCGCCGAGTCCCTCGGCCTGACCGGCGAGGAGACCTTCTCGATCACCGGCGTGACCGAGCTGAACGACGGCACCACCCCGCGCACCGTCAAGGTCACCACGGACAGCGGCGTCGAGTTCGACGCGGTCGTCCGCATCGACACCCCCGGTGAGGCGGACTACTACCGCAACGGCGGCATCATGCAGTACGTGCTGCGCTCGCTGATCCGCAAGTAG
- the sigJ gene encoding RNA polymerase sigma factor SigJ — MNDDHEWLAERFEEHRGHLRAVAYRMLGSVSEADDAVQEAWLRLSRSGADGVENLGGWLTTVVGRVCLDQLRTRAARREDPLGVRVPEPVVSPADAAGPEQEALLADSVGLALLVVLETLTPVERLAFVLHDLFTVPFDEIAPLVGRTPAAARQLASRARRRVRGTAPAADADRARRREVVDAFLAASRGGDFEALLAVLDPDVVLRADAGDAPEGVSKLVRGARAVIEQALTFSRVAAFARPALVNGAPGLVTARGGRPFSVMGFTVAHGRIIEINILADPARLSRLDLTLLDD, encoded by the coding sequence ATGAACGACGACCACGAGTGGCTGGCGGAGCGGTTCGAGGAGCACCGGGGCCACCTGCGGGCCGTGGCCTACCGCATGCTCGGCTCGGTGAGCGAAGCCGACGACGCCGTCCAGGAGGCGTGGCTGCGGCTGAGCCGGTCCGGCGCGGACGGCGTGGAGAACCTGGGCGGCTGGCTGACCACGGTCGTCGGGCGGGTGTGCCTGGACCAGCTGCGGACGCGCGCGGCGCGGCGCGAGGACCCGCTCGGCGTCCGCGTCCCCGAGCCGGTCGTGAGCCCCGCGGACGCCGCAGGACCGGAGCAGGAGGCACTGCTGGCCGACTCGGTCGGGCTCGCGCTGCTGGTCGTGCTGGAGACCCTCACGCCCGTCGAGCGGCTGGCCTTCGTCCTGCACGACCTGTTCACGGTGCCCTTCGACGAGATCGCGCCCCTCGTCGGCCGCACCCCGGCCGCCGCCCGGCAGCTCGCCAGCCGGGCCCGGCGCCGCGTCCGGGGCACCGCCCCGGCCGCCGACGCCGATCGCGCCCGCCGGCGGGAAGTGGTCGACGCCTTCCTCGCCGCCTCGCGCGGCGGCGACTTCGAGGCGCTGCTCGCGGTCCTCGACCCGGACGTCGTCCTGCGCGCCGACGCGGGCGACGCGCCCGAAGGCGTCTCGAAGCTGGTCCGGGGAGCGCGCGCGGTCATCGAGCAGGCGCTCACCTTCTCCCGCGTCGCGGCCTTCGCCCGGCCGGCCCTGGTCAACGGCGCGCCGGGGCTCGTCACGGCGCGGGGCGGCCGGCCGTTCTCCGTCATGGGCTTCACCGTCGCGCACGGCAGGATCATCGAGATCAACATCCTCGCCGACCCGGCACGGCTGAGCCGGCTGGACCTGACGCTCCTCGACGACTGA
- a CDS encoding helix-turn-helix domain-containing protein, with protein sequence MADDYLVRIGRLIRDARQHRGWTQTQLAEALGTSQSAVNRIERGNQNISLEMIARIGEALDSEIVSLGYAGPMHLRVVGGRRLSGSIDVKTSKNACVALLCATLLNAGRTTLRRVARIEEVYRILEVLGSIGVRTRWINDGNDLEIVPPAELDLDSMDTEAARRTRSVIMFLGPLLHRMDHFKLPYAGGCDLGTRTVTPHMTALRHFGLEITATDGTYIAEVDRSVAPKRAIVLTERGDTVTENALLAAARHDGVTVIRNASSNYMVQDLCFFLEELGVRVDGIGTTTLTVHGAAHIERDVDFAPSEDPVEAMSLLAAAVVTESELTIRRVPVEFLEIELAVLDEMGLDHERSAEYAADNGRTRLIDLTVRPSKLQAPLDKIHPMPFPGLNIDNVPFFAAIAASAQGQTLIHDWVYDNRAIYLTDLNRLGAQVKLLDPHRVLVDGPTRWRSAEMMCPPALRPAVVVLLAMMAAEGTSVLRNVYVINRGYEDLAERLNSLGAQIEIFRDI encoded by the coding sequence ATGGCAGACGACTACCTCGTACGCATCGGCAGGCTCATCCGTGACGCCCGACAGCACCGTGGCTGGACACAGACGCAGCTCGCCGAAGCTCTCGGCACCAGCCAGAGCGCGGTCAACCGCATCGAACGCGGGAATCAGAACATCAGCCTTGAGATGATCGCTCGTATCGGCGAAGCGCTCGACAGCGAAATCGTCTCGCTCGGCTACGCCGGCCCGATGCACCTGCGCGTGGTCGGCGGACGCCGGCTGTCCGGCAGCATCGACGTCAAGACGAGCAAGAACGCCTGCGTCGCGCTGCTGTGCGCCACGCTGCTCAACGCGGGCCGCACCACCCTGCGCCGGGTGGCCCGCATCGAGGAGGTCTACCGCATCCTCGAAGTGCTGGGCAGCATCGGCGTGCGGACCCGGTGGATCAACGACGGGAACGACCTGGAGATCGTCCCGCCCGCGGAACTCGACCTCGACTCGATGGACACCGAGGCCGCCCGCCGCACCCGCAGCGTCATCATGTTCCTCGGCCCGCTGCTGCACCGCATGGACCACTTCAAGCTGCCGTACGCGGGCGGTTGCGACCTCGGCACCCGCACCGTCACGCCGCACATGACGGCACTGCGCCACTTCGGCCTGGAGATCACCGCGACCGACGGCACCTACATCGCCGAGGTGGACCGCAGCGTCGCCCCCAAGCGCGCGATCGTGCTCACCGAACGCGGCGACACCGTCACCGAGAACGCCCTGCTGGCCGCCGCCCGCCACGACGGCGTCACGGTCATCCGCAACGCCTCCTCCAACTACATGGTCCAGGACCTCTGCTTCTTCCTGGAGGAACTGGGCGTCCGCGTCGACGGCATCGGCACCACCACCCTCACCGTCCACGGCGCCGCACACATCGAACGCGATGTGGACTTCGCACCGTCCGAGGACCCCGTCGAGGCAATGAGCCTGCTGGCGGCGGCCGTTGTCACCGAGTCGGAGCTGACCATCCGCCGGGTCCCGGTCGAGTTCCTGGAGATCGAACTGGCCGTCCTGGACGAGATGGGCCTGGACCACGAGCGCAGCGCGGAGTACGCCGCCGACAACGGCCGCACCCGGCTGATCGACCTGACGGTCCGCCCCTCCAAGCTCCAGGCCCCCCTGGACAAGATCCACCCGATGCCCTTCCCGGGCCTCAACATCGACAACGTCCCCTTCTTCGCGGCCATCGCCGCCAGCGCCCAGGGCCAGACCCTCATCCACGACTGGGTCTACGACAACCGCGCCATCTACCTCACGGACCTCAACCGCCTCGGCGCCCAGGTCAAACTCCTCGACCCGCACCGCGTCCTGGTCGACGGCCCCACCCGCTGGCGCTCCGCCGAAATGATGTGCCCCCCGGCCCTCCGCCCCGCCGTCGTCGTCCTCCTCGCCATGATGGCCGCCGAGGGCACCTCCGTCCTCCGCAACGTCTACGTCATCAACCGCGGCTACGAGGACCTGGCAGAACGCCTCAACTCGCTCGGGGCACAGATCGAGATCTTCCGGGATATCTGA
- a CDS encoding AAA domain-containing protein produces the protein MGWREEIATALGEWINVEGGAGKQPRWQRIGRAARTGDVGQYAVDLRGSDIGPDQLDSLRLAGPEHEGVETNGFAVSELVQDGSLLTLRVAEFADVADPHLWMLKQPPTFLIEALRDGISGLGEHPLAAALAAGRIGGAPAHEADPPGFHPAQGDAYRACLGEGAYLVWGPPGTGKTTVLKRAIGDLIARDDRVLLVSATNIAVDNALLGVVRAKQHNPGDIVRVGPPHLREVAEDASVSLPLMVKARLADTAALRRTLEAELVAIKHRAEQLATLDSGLAGFDSSAYFAALKLLRTPGEDLASARSREEAASRRLADSEAMFREALSDAETAAARDKAAEPSRAQWRQVDRLSEEVVQVRKAAEAREAAALLAEGACDPLRQELEEIEGKGSVKKWRLRERAGELQRKLADAEQAAASAQKSAAKARATATTHIAALDAQIAALVDTVALTREQAARLAADVKARLAAEQQAGRHYDRCKEDKTRAEEAAERAQQAGDLTERAEQQGWPARFDLARRLRPAVAADTTRQPGLEKQYQEVQEEYERLARDAQSEIIKGAKLVATTLARFRTNRAVFDGPYDVVLVDEAGAATLPEVLLATGKAGRTVVLLGDFMQLGAVVPPELKGHDRADIKRWLLPDVFQHCGIVEPSDAQAHPACVTLTQQHRFGPAVMQLANGLAYGGVLGGGSQTQAARPADDPEIVLIDTDGLHELARAHLTGSRSGWWPAGSLIARALVELHGELGEETGVVTPYRVQSDATLEALRDVEGPGGGALAEVGTAHKFQGREFDIVVFDTVEGGVGSRELWMACAHLQPAASSWPRDGVRLFNVAVTRVKTRLYVIASGERVKNAKPGTALAQLAALIDTRRGVRVLQAKTLITPPTAPPTFRGEFGTALAEVLSRHVEVTEIDDERDFYRTFTEEIRHARHSLWLWAPWVARRVSSLLPELRAAADRGVRISVFIRDDTDQLQKKPANQKLITDLRAVAHVVVPMNVMHQKIAVIDERTVMLGSLNVLSQSWTREVMLTMRGAHFAGKLLEHEHAAAFAAPPRCGRCNGSEIEIRRRQNGTWVWRCYAPACKTTPRGGTNAWTQNIRLGRGR, from the coding sequence GTGGGCTGGCGCGAGGAGATCGCCACGGCGCTCGGGGAGTGGATCAACGTGGAAGGCGGTGCCGGCAAGCAGCCCCGCTGGCAGCGCATCGGTCGGGCGGCACGTACTGGGGACGTCGGTCAGTACGCTGTCGACCTCCGTGGCTCCGATATCGGGCCCGACCAGCTGGACAGCCTGCGGCTCGCCGGACCGGAGCACGAGGGCGTCGAGACGAATGGCTTCGCGGTCTCAGAACTGGTCCAGGACGGTTCTCTGCTGACCTTACGGGTGGCCGAGTTCGCCGACGTGGCCGACCCGCACCTGTGGATGCTGAAGCAGCCGCCCACCTTCCTCATCGAGGCTCTGCGTGACGGCATTTCCGGTCTCGGTGAGCACCCTCTGGCGGCAGCCCTGGCGGCCGGCCGCATTGGCGGAGCACCGGCCCACGAGGCAGACCCGCCCGGATTCCACCCCGCGCAGGGCGACGCGTACCGGGCCTGCCTCGGCGAGGGGGCGTACCTGGTGTGGGGTCCTCCGGGCACAGGGAAGACGACCGTCCTGAAACGCGCCATCGGCGATCTCATCGCAAGGGACGACCGGGTACTGCTCGTCTCTGCCACGAACATCGCGGTGGACAATGCTCTGCTCGGAGTGGTCCGGGCCAAGCAGCACAACCCCGGCGACATCGTCCGGGTGGGCCCACCGCATCTGCGGGAGGTTGCCGAGGACGCTTCGGTGTCCCTGCCGCTGATGGTCAAGGCGCGCTTGGCGGACACGGCGGCCCTGCGCCGCACCCTCGAAGCCGAGCTCGTCGCGATCAAGCACCGAGCCGAACAGCTCGCCACCCTGGACAGCGGTCTTGCCGGATTCGACTCCTCTGCCTACTTCGCGGCGCTGAAGCTGCTCCGCACGCCCGGTGAGGATCTCGCATCGGCACGGTCGCGAGAGGAAGCTGCCAGCCGACGTCTGGCTGACTCCGAGGCGATGTTCCGGGAGGCATTGTCCGATGCCGAGACGGCCGCGGCCCGCGATAAAGCTGCGGAGCCGTCGCGGGCGCAGTGGCGCCAAGTCGACCGGCTGTCCGAGGAAGTGGTCCAGGTACGGAAGGCAGCGGAGGCCCGTGAGGCAGCTGCGCTACTGGCCGAAGGCGCCTGCGATCCCCTGCGCCAGGAGCTGGAGGAAATAGAGGGCAAGGGCTCTGTGAAGAAGTGGCGTCTGCGCGAAAGGGCCGGCGAGCTGCAGCGGAAGCTCGCCGACGCCGAGCAGGCTGCCGCGTCCGCCCAGAAGTCGGCGGCCAAGGCCCGCGCCACGGCCACCACCCACATCGCAGCCCTCGACGCTCAGATCGCAGCGCTGGTCGACACCGTCGCGCTCACTCGGGAACAGGCCGCCCGTCTGGCGGCCGACGTCAAGGCCCGGTTGGCGGCAGAGCAGCAGGCCGGACGCCACTACGACAGATGCAAAGAAGACAAGACCCGGGCGGAGGAGGCCGCGGAGCGGGCTCAGCAGGCCGGCGACCTGACGGAGCGGGCCGAGCAGCAGGGCTGGCCGGCCCGGTTCGATCTGGCCCGCCGCCTACGACCGGCCGTAGCCGCCGACACGACTCGGCAGCCTGGACTGGAGAAGCAATACCAAGAAGTCCAAGAGGAGTACGAGCGCCTCGCCCGTGACGCCCAGAGCGAGATCATCAAAGGCGCCAAGCTGGTCGCCACGACCCTGGCCCGGTTCCGCACGAACCGGGCGGTCTTCGACGGCCCGTACGACGTCGTTCTCGTGGACGAGGCAGGCGCAGCCACCCTGCCAGAAGTTCTGCTCGCCACAGGCAAGGCCGGTCGGACCGTGGTCCTTCTCGGGGACTTCATGCAGCTGGGTGCGGTCGTCCCGCCCGAGCTCAAGGGACACGATCGCGCGGACATCAAGCGCTGGCTGCTCCCCGACGTGTTCCAGCACTGCGGGATCGTGGAACCGTCCGACGCTCAGGCCCACCCGGCCTGCGTCACCCTCACCCAGCAGCACCGTTTCGGCCCCGCCGTTATGCAGTTGGCCAACGGCCTCGCATACGGCGGAGTGCTGGGCGGAGGCAGCCAGACACAGGCCGCACGCCCGGCCGACGATCCGGAGATCGTGCTGATCGACACGGACGGGCTGCACGAGCTGGCCCGGGCGCACCTGACCGGAAGTCGCAGTGGCTGGTGGCCGGCGGGCTCACTGATCGCGCGGGCGCTGGTGGAGCTGCATGGCGAGCTGGGTGAGGAAACGGGCGTGGTCACGCCCTACCGCGTCCAGTCCGACGCCACTCTGGAGGCCCTGCGAGACGTCGAAGGCCCGGGAGGGGGCGCGCTGGCAGAGGTCGGTACCGCGCACAAGTTCCAGGGCCGGGAGTTCGACATCGTCGTCTTCGACACGGTGGAGGGAGGGGTGGGCAGCCGCGAGCTGTGGATGGCCTGCGCCCACCTCCAGCCGGCGGCCAGCAGCTGGCCCCGGGACGGCGTCCGTCTCTTCAACGTGGCTGTCACCCGGGTCAAGACCCGCCTGTACGTGATCGCCAGCGGCGAACGAGTCAAGAACGCGAAACCAGGAACGGCCCTGGCGCAGCTCGCGGCGCTCATCGATACCCGACGGGGCGTGCGGGTCCTCCAGGCCAAGACCTTGATCACCCCACCGACCGCGCCGCCCACGTTCCGTGGGGAGTTCGGCACCGCGCTCGCCGAGGTGCTGAGCCGGCATGTCGAGGTGACGGAGATCGACGACGAACGCGACTTCTACCGTACGTTCACCGAAGAGATCCGCCACGCACGACATTCCCTGTGGCTCTGGGCCCCCTGGGTGGCGAGGCGGGTCAGCTCCCTGCTGCCCGAGCTACGTGCGGCCGCCGACCGCGGAGTACGGATCAGTGTCTTCATCCGAGACGACACCGACCAGCTTCAGAAGAAGCCTGCCAACCAGAAACTCATCACTGACCTGAGAGCCGTTGCGCATGTGGTCGTACCGATGAACGTCATGCACCAGAAGATCGCGGTCATCGACGAGCGGACGGTCATGCTCGGCAGCCTCAACGTCCTCTCACAGAGCTGGACCCGTGAAGTCATGCTGACGATGCGGGGTGCGCACTTCGCCGGGAAGCTGCTGGAACACGAACACGCGGCGGCCTTTGCGGCTCCGCCCCGCTGCGGGCGCTGCAACGGGAGTGAGATCGAGATCCGCCGCAGGCAGAATGGCACCTGGGTCTGGCGCTGCTATGCCCCCGCCTGCAAGACCACGCCGAGGGGCGGGACGAACGCCTGGACCCAGAACATCCGCTTGGGACGGGGGCGCTGA